The genomic segment TGGTACCCTTTTTTGAGATACGCCCCCAACTGGTTGGCGTGGTTGTGCATCGCGCTGCGCCACTTGTTGTTCTGCGCTTCCAGGGCGGGCACGCACTGCGCCTGAACTTCCTCCTGGGATCTGGACTTCAAGATGATCTGCTCGTAGATGCACCCGCCTGAACAGTAGAAAAAATCCTGGACCAGCGCGCCGGGCTCAGCTCCGGTTTTGGCCTGAGCACTGACAAGTGCCTTCAGGCCGGGCTCCTCCTCCACCGAAAGGATGGCCGCCCACAGGGCGTCCCGGCGCGCACGGACGACCGGCAAGCCTGTGCGCTCACGAAGCTGCCGGTCGATCTCGTCGGCGCGGTCCCTCAATGCCTTCATGCGCCCGATCAGGTCGTCCGTAAGCTTGAGGTACCCGGGCAACAGTGTCTGCGCGTCGGCGGGCGTCTGCGGCAGCTTGAGATCGGGCAGCGCTGTCTCCCGGCCACCGGAGAGGTCGAAGGTAAACGCGGTGGGCAAGCGCGTCAGGGCGTCGGGGCCGGTCCTGGTCGTGGCCCGAACCTCTTCCGGTGCAGTCTGGGTGGGAGTCGCTGGTGTGGCCGCCCGGGATGGCGTGCGGCGCTGGCCTGCCCGGGCGAAGCGCGCCGCTTCACTCAATTTCCCCTGACAGGTGAGTGCGTGGCTGAGCCCCAGGTTCGCCTCCGAAAGCATCGGTTCGGCAGCCACCGCACTGCGCAGGGCGGCCTCGGCCTCCGGGAAGCGCCGCAGGGTTGTGAGCGCCAGGCCACGGCTGGTGTTCAGCACGGCGCTGCTCGACCAGCCCAGCGCCCCTGATGGGCTCTGATTGAGCTTCGCTGCCGCGTCAAGGACCGTGAGGGCGTCACCCGGGAGGCCCAGGGTGACGAGCACGCCCCCAAGATTGGCCAGATGTTGTGGATCGCCCGGCGCGAGTTGGTGCGCGGCGAGCAGAGCGGCGAGCGCGGCGTTCGGTTTGCCGAGCATTGACGCAACGAGTGCGGCCCGGGAAGCGCGCCCAGCGTCTTTTGCCTCCGGGCTGGCGCTGAACGCTTTGACCCCAGCGGCTTCGTGTTGCTGAAGCCAGCCCTGCGCGTTCTTCAGAGCTTCGGCCAGCGTCGCCGGCACGCTGGGAGGTGGGAGCGGAGCGGCCGCCGCATAGCTCTCATGCATCCGGGCAAAAGTATTTTCGAAGGTGGCGCGGCTGGGGTCCGACGGCGGCAGGGTAGAGAGCAGGCGTTCCATGCTGTGGTACGCCTCCAGTTGATCGGGCAGCAGCCTGGTGAGGTCAATCCCTGCCGCCTCGCACTTCCGGGCACGGCCCTGTTCCAGGAGCCCCTGGAGGGCGGTCTCCGACGGCAGAGCACGGGCATCACTCCAGGCGCTCAGGGTCACGGGCAGGGGAGAGGCGGCCCGTGCAGCCGGCGAGGCGAGCAGACAAACTGCGGCTGAGAGCTGGGCCATCACTGTTCCCTTCATGCGTCTATCGTGCCAACACGGGGATGGCAGCTGAGTGGCAGACGACGCTGGAGCTCTTCAAGGGCCACGGCACGCGAGATTCGCCAGAACCCCGAACCATGCCGTACAGGCTGCGCCCTCATACATCAAGGCTGCGCCGTTCACGCGGGTCGTCGTACATGAAGCCCGCACCGTTCCAAGTGCCAAGCAGCTCGTCATGAAGATGGAAGATGCCAGAGTGGCTCCCCGGTTGTGTTGACTTAATTGGGCCAGGCTGACCGTCCATGACAGACGCCAGGCCCTCCCGCTACCGTCTCCGGTGCCGATTATCCAGCACGTGGTCTGGTCCCAGACGCCCTGCCCGCTCCAAAGGGCGTCGCGACTGCTGCGCCCAACCCAGGCCAGGCTCCAGTCGAACCGGTTGTGGCAAGTTGTTGGGGTAGGGTGATGCAGTGTCCAGCGGTGAGAAGCTTCCCGGCTGCCGGTTCCCCTCGCCGTGATCGGCTACGCCGCCCAAGCTGTACCATCGTTTTACCCTGAGTTACCGAGATGTAGAAGAACTGCTGGAACGGAGAATCGCCGTCACGCGTGAATCCATCCGCACCTGGCGTCGGGACGCCCCGAGCCGTTGGTGCGGTGAACTCTTCGCCCAGGGCCTTCGCCACCGGGAACAGAGGCGGGGTTCCCGGTGGTTTCTGGACGTTACGGCATATGGACGTCGGGGGCGTGTGGCGGGCGGTTGACGAACACGGAGGCGTGTTGGACGTTTTCCCTCAGAAACACCGTGATACCAAGGCGGCCAAATCGTTCTTCCACCGACTGCTGGGGGAAGACGAGGTGCCGGAGGTCATGCACACGGACAAGCTGTGGAGTTACGGCGCAACTCTGCGGGAACTGCCCGTGCTCCACAGGGTGGAGCACGTCCAAGTGGTCTCTACTACCCTTGCAACAATCTGATTGAACAATCCCATCGCCCACGCGACGGCAGGAACGGCAACAGAGCGGCTTCCGCTCACGGAAACGGGCACAAGGCTTTCTCGATCTTCACGCCCGCCTCTCGAATTTGCATCATCTTGCGCGCTGCACCGTTCCCGCTCGCCGCCGTCGTTGTCACCAACGAACCGCTTTCAAGCTGTGGCAGCAGGTCGAGCAGGCAGGCGACCTGAACGTCAGGCCGCCTGCCTGCTCGAGGCTTCTCCACTTCCTTGAAATCAACAACTTGCCACAACCAATTTCAACACAGAGATCACCACAGTGCGGAACGTCAGCCCCTATTCGCGGTGACTAAGTCTGTCCATCGCCCGGGATTTCTTCACGGTAATGCGCATTGGTAGGTCACTGACCTGAAAGCGTCCCGGCGCGCGAATGACGGCAGGGTGCTACGACAGGCCCTCGACGAGGACCATCTCAAACTCAGCAATCCCCTCTCGGGCTTGCTTGGCCTCTGCATATGCTTCAGAGGCATACCACGCCTTTGCACGGTCCAGGGTAGGGAACTCCACCAACACCATCCGCTCAGGTTGATATGAACCTTCCAGCACACTGAGGAAACCTCCTCGCACCAGGTAGTGGCCGCCAAACTGTTTGATGGACTGCTCCGCCAGGTCACGGTATTTTTGAATGCGAGTGGGGTCAGAAACCCGTGTGTTGACAATCACATAGGCAGGCATCTTTGCAGTCTAAACCCCTCCACGTGCCTACGCTGCCCGTTTTTAGGCATTGGGTGAGAAGCGAGCAAGCGTCAATATGCTCCGCTGCGTCACCCTGCCAGTGCTCGGGAAGTGCTGATCTCCGTCATCACGCCGGACTTCGTCTCGAACAACCCGGCGGATCTGCTCGCCCTCGCCGTCCCCCTCTTCGCCGCGACATGCTGCTCCCTGCTGCTTACCGTCGTGATTGGCGTGATGACTGCTGGGGTGCTCCGTTACCTGATGGCCTGAAGTGTGCAAGAAACATGGGCATGACTTCCAACACCACCAGCCATTATGTCTGGGTTGAGCATCCCGAGGGCCGCCTGTTTGCCCGCCACTGGACCCCTATTGACGAATCGGCGGTGCCGCGCACCAGAGCGCCCCTGCTGCTGTTTCACGACTCGTTGGGGTCCGTTGGGTTGTGGCGGAACTTTCCAGAAGCCCTTTGTGAGGCCACGGGACGGCAGGTCATCGCTTATGACCGCTTGGGCTTCGGCCGGTCGAGTGCCCGCACAGACCGCCTGAATCTCGATTTCATAGCGGATGAAGCGGCGAGCGTCCTGCCCGTTCTCCGGGCGCAACTGGGCCTGGAGACCTTCATCGCTTTTGGCCACAGCGTGGGGGGCGCGATGGCGGTGGAATGTGCCGCGCAGTGGTCAGATGCCTGTGTGGGGCTCATCACGGAGGCGGCACAGGTGTTTCCTGAGGACCGGACGCTGGATGGTATCCGTGTGGCGCAGCAGCAGTTCGCTCAGCCGGGGCAGGTCGAGCGTTTGGCGAAGTATCACGGCGACAAGACCCAGTGGGTTTTGAACGCCTGGATCGGCACGTGGCTGGACCCGGCGTTCGCTGGGTGGTCTCTGGTCCCCAACCTCCCACAGGTGGTGTGCCCGGCCCTGATCATGCACGGCGCGCACGACGAGTACGGTTCCCTGCGCCATCCGGAATTGATCCGGTCACTGGCTGGTGGCCCGACGCGCATCGAAATCTTTGAGAATGGTCATCATGTGCCGCATCGCGAAGACTCGGAACGGATCATTTTCCTGGTCACCGAATTCGTCATGTCGCTTCCCTAAGGCGAAGGCCATATTTATCCAACGGCGCGCCAGGGTCATTGCAGATTGCAGTACCTTTCTGACGGATGGCCGTCGCACTCCGCAAAGCATTGCACCTTTGAGCGTCTCTCGTTCACGCCGCCCGTGGCCACTTTCCCACCTGCGTCCGTGCCATCAGCGGTAACGCATCGATCGTTGGCTGATCATCATCTTCGGCAGGATGGCTGGGCGCACTCTAAGATGACTGCATACTCCGGCAGAAGCTTCCCGCTGCCGCTGAGATGGCGCCTCTCGTGCATGGGTTCTGGCAAGTTAAGCGCAATACGCTGATCGTCCGTGTCTGACCGCAAGCCCTCCCGTCACCGTTTTCCACTCAGCATTATCGGGTCCGCCCTGTGGCTGTCTCACCGCTTCTCCCTCAGCCAACGTGATGTCCAGGAATTGCTTCAAGAACGCGGCCTCCAAGTTGGTCACGAAAAGAAAGCGCCAGTGGAATATCAAGTTTGCCCCACGCCTTGCCGAAGAACGGCAGCACCGGGAGGGGGCGCCTCTGTTCCCGGTGGTTCCTAGACGAAGTCTGCGTTGAGATCGGAAGCAAAAAATTCTGGCTGTGGCGAGCCAGAGACGATTCTGGTGCAGTGCTGGGTCTCCTCCGACAAGCTCGGCGCGATACAGGGGCGGCGAAGACTTTCCTCGGCCGGCTGTTGGTGAACGACGTGCCAGACGTGATCCATACGGATCAGCTCTGGAGTTACGGAGCGGCCATTCGAGTCCCTCCCATGCTCTACGCGGTGGAGCATATTGGGGTCGTCTCGAGGGCCTGTTGCAACAAGCTGACCCTCCAGTCCCATCGACACACCAGGCCACAGGAACGAAGCCAGA from the Deinococcus humi genome contains:
- a CDS encoding DUF1330 domain-containing protein → MPAYVIVNTRVSDPTRIQKYRDLAEQSIKQFGGHYLVRGGFLSVLEGSYQPERMVLVEFPTLDRAKAWYASEAYAEAKQAREGIAEFEMVLVEGLS
- a CDS encoding alpha/beta fold hydrolase; the encoded protein is MTSNTTSHYVWVEHPEGRLFARHWTPIDESAVPRTRAPLLLFHDSLGSVGLWRNFPEALCEATGRQVIAYDRLGFGRSSARTDRLNLDFIADEAASVLPVLRAQLGLETFIAFGHSVGGAMAVECAAQWSDACVGLITEAAQVFPEDRTLDGIRVAQQQFAQPGQVERLAKYHGDKTQWVLNAWIGTWLDPAFAGWSLVPNLPQVVCPALIMHGAHDEYGSLRHPELIRSLAGGPTRIEIFENGHHVPHREDSERIIFLVTEFVMSLP